A window of Natrinema salaciae genomic DNA:
TCGCTTCTCCTACTACCTCGTGCTCGCGGTCGCGGTCGTCAACGCCGCGTTCGTCGCGGAGATCGCCCAGCTCTTCGATCTCGATCTCACGAGCAGTCTCGAGTCGCTCCGCGGGATCGAGACCTATCAGGTTATCGTCGTCGTGCTGGTCGTCTTGCTCCTCTTCGCACCGCTGCTCCCGCCGTTAGCCGGCGGTGACCAGGACCAGTCGGTCGGCACTGCCTGGGACAGAGCCGAGCAGACCGGCCCCCATTCCTCCGCGATGACGTGGGAGGGATCGAACGAGTGGCTCCAGGAGAACACGCCCGCGCCGGGCAACTACGGGAACGCGACCAAAGCGGACGAACTCGACTATTACGGGAGCTATAACCCAGGAGACGGGGACTACGAGTATCCCGACGGCGCGTACGGGGTCATGTCGTGGTGGGACTACGGCCACCTGATAACGACCCAGGCCGAGCGGATCCCGCACTCGAACCCGTTCCAGCAGAACGCGAAGTCGTCGTCTGCCTTCCTGACCGCGGAATCCGAACGCCGCGGTGAGCTGATCCTCGATGCGATCGCCGCGGGCGAACCCGTCGCCGATCGGTCCACTGAAGACCTCCAGCAGGCGGTTGCGGAGGGCGAGGGCGACGAACCGATCCGATACGTGATGATCGATTACCAGATGGCCGGCGGCAAGTTCGGGGCGATCACGCAGTTCTCCGGGCCGGATTACGGTCACTACGTGACTCCCGAGGACTACAACGGCCAGCCGGTCAACGCCTCCGAGATCAGGCAGGTCTTCGGCGACATGCCGTACGACGACACGATGTTGTCACAGCTGTACTTCGACGATACGCGGGGGATGGAGCATTACCGGCTCGTCAACGAGGACGCCGACGCCGGGACGGCAGTGTTCGTCAGCTACGCGCAGGTCGACAACAACGGCCAACTCCTCTACGTCAACGGAAACGGACAGCCGGTCTCGCCCGGGCAGGGACGGCCCGCAGTGGTCGTGAACCAGCGCATGCCCCGGTCGCAGGTGGCCCAGCTCCAGAACCACCCGAACTACCAGCTCTTCGACGCCAAGAGCGCGGCGGCCGTGAAGACGTTCGAACGCGTCGAGGGCGCGACCATCACCGGGAACCTCGACGACGCGAACGTCTCCGACACGGCCAACGCGACGGTCGCCGCATCGGTCGAACTCGAGACCAGTGACGGGCGGACGTTCAATTACACGCAGCGAACGGACGTCTCGGACGACGGGAGCTACGAGCTGACGGTGCCGTACGCGACCGACGACGAGCTCGGCGTCGACGACGGCTACACGAACAGTAGCGTCGAGGCCACGGGCGACTACAACGTCAGCGTCATCACGCCCGGCGAACAGGGCTTCCCCGTCGTCCAGTACAGAGGACAGACCGACGTCCCCGAGACGGCGGTCGTGCGGGGTGAGACGATCGACGACGTCACGCTCGAGGAACTCGAGTCCGAGGAGCCGGCGAACGAGACGACCGGGAACGAAAGCGAGACCGGGTCGGGCGACGACGGATCGACGACCGACGGATCGAGCGACAACGAAACCGCGGAGAACGAAACCGCGGCGTCGTTCGAACCCGTCGCCGCCGAACCGGCGCACTGAGCCCGGCGAGAGCGGTCGTCACGAGTCGAGACCCGAACCACGTTTCGAACGACGAACGGTGCTGGAAGACGTGTTCTTTTGCTGCCGTCGGCGATACCGCTCGAGCCCCGACAGACGGCCCCGGTATCGACCGCGGTGCTGATACGGCGGGGCTCGAGGTGCCGGTAGCCCCGTGGACGGTCGCGCCGATCGACACGGCCGGCGCGATCGGTCGCGACGACTCGTACGTCGACCGAGATACCGATGACCTCTCTCACTGGGGCTCACCGAACGCGGCGGCCATGAGTTGCAGCCGATTCTGCACACCGGCACAGATTTTCATTGGTTTATAATAAATACTATATGTAAACATAAGATAAATTTATTACCGATGGCAGCTACCATTGGAATGTAATGTCCGCAAAAGACAGCATGAAGGATTACCTCGCACAGCACCCCCGAATGATCGGCGCAATGTTCACCCTGTTCGTTCTGCTCAGCCAGGCGGGCACGGTCGTTGCGGGAACGTCCTCGCAGGTCGGCCCCTAAAATCCGAGTTCGAATTCGACGCTTCGGTACGCCGTATTTTCTCGCGATCCACTACACGCGCTTCCGCCCCGGTAGCGCCGGACGGAGTCGCATACCCCACCACCGTCGGAACCCGTCGCTCACGGTTCGATAGTGGCGGAAAACGACATGTATTCGGTCGGTCCGACCCGCGTGTCGAAGCGTCTCGCCCGCCGGGCGAACTGACGTGCTGTCAGTCGATCAGCGCGGGGCCGATCCCGTCGTTCCACTGCAGTTCGTCGTCGACAATGAGCGGCAGTTCGGTCCACGTGATATACTCGTGGAGGGAGTCCCGTGTGACGT
This region includes:
- a CDS encoding oligosaccharyl transferase, archaeosortase A system-associated; the protein is MSTDTERVEDGTETSVLTAWRNWYHLPVIGAVMLFMLWLRTQSYDRFVTEDGTPALAGIDSWYHWRSIQWTAENYPHTMPYEVWTGFPTGHYVGQFGTLFDQLIVTAAMIVGLGDPSTQTLYTVSLLAIPTMAALIAIPVFYMGRRLGGTLGGIVSILILALARGQFLSRSTVGQLDHHIGEALFMAIAVLAMMVALSVGEREKPIYELVADRDWKPLRTPAIYSALAGFALALYIWVWPAGVVLIGIFGTFFAVQLCLDYLRGVSPDHIAFVGAVSLGVTTIVTALLIEQPEFGTTSFSYLQPLLAALVAVGCVFMAWLARAWNDRGIERRYYPAAIVGIAGAGLVVMWLVLPALYSTLIGNLTGRLLPLGATDAALTVQEVQPPDNFFDHAFTEVGAAFYTMLAGLAFLAIRPLFGRRFRAEHALVIVWSLFLISMAATQVRFSYYLVLAVAVVNAAFVAEIAQLFDLDLTSSLESLRGIETYQVIVVVLVVLLLFAPLLPPLAGGDQDQSVGTAWDRAEQTGPHSSAMTWEGSNEWLQENTPAPGNYGNATKADELDYYGSYNPGDGDYEYPDGAYGVMSWWDYGHLITTQAERIPHSNPFQQNAKSSSAFLTAESERRGELILDAIAAGEPVADRSTEDLQQAVAEGEGDEPIRYVMIDYQMAGGKFGAITQFSGPDYGHYVTPEDYNGQPVNASEIRQVFGDMPYDDTMLSQLYFDDTRGMEHYRLVNEDADAGTAVFVSYAQVDNNGQLLYVNGNGQPVSPGQGRPAVVVNQRMPRSQVAQLQNHPNYQLFDAKSAAAVKTFERVEGATITGNLDDANVSDTANATVAASVELETSDGRTFNYTQRTDVSDDGSYELTVPYATDDELGVDDGYTNSSVEATGDYNVSVITPGEQGFPVVQYRGQTDVPETAVVRGETIDDVTLEELESEEPANETTGNESETGSGDDGSTTDGSSDNETAENETAASFEPVAAEPAH
- a CDS encoding DUF7503 family protein; its protein translation is MSAKDSMKDYLAQHPRMIGAMFTLFVLLSQAGTVVAGTSSQVGP